The following nucleotide sequence is from Apium graveolens cultivar Ventura chromosome 4, ASM990537v1, whole genome shotgun sequence.
ACAAGAAATAGTATTCCTAAAACTCCAAGATTATGTAGCACAAAAAAAGGGTCTGAAGATTGTCCACAAATAAGCATTCTTGCAAATCACTTTGAAGAATTTGAATTTTGGAAGCCTAATCGAGTGGTCTGACAATGCTTCTTCACTTGAAGATTATACAGACATATCTGCATtgaatattaatttttttttatattcctTATATGCCTACATCTCGACACATGGTTATCCTTTCCTCATACCATCTACAAGCCAAATTTATTCCAGATTTAACAACATTAGTAACCGCCACAGTACTCACTTCTCGTATcgaaatttaaaaagaaaaagcATTTCATCATCTACACCAGTCAGAACTTCACCAATAAATTGCTAATAGCAAATCTGAATTATAATCTACAACCAAAGTGATACCTAAAACTAAAAACTTTAAAGTTTCCTTTGCTTCTTTTTAAATGTTTCCCGGCTTTAACACTTCACAAGAATCAAGTAACATTTTCAGGTAATCAGTAAAgtgattttcaaaattattttatgtgtTGAGGTAGATGGTTATGGTTTTAATATTGGGTTAATTATCAAATTGGTCACTGAAGTGGAGGACATGTATCAAAATTTTCATTCTAGTTacggggtatcatttgaatcactgAAGTCGTAACAAATATCAAACAGATACCTCTAAATATGTGTTCGAAAAGTAAAAATAATCGTTTATTGAGTTCTACACAGTTTTCTTCAATACTACCATAACCAAAATTTTTTTTGTGAATtttagtattttagataatatatttacattttaagaaatttatttactatttatttttaattttacggttattttatttaatttaattaaaaataaatagtaaataaatttCTTAAAATCTAAATATATTATCTAAAACAATAGACTTTACAATTTTTCATTTGGTTATGGTAGTATTGAAGAATAATGTGTAGAACTCaacaaataattatttttactttCCAAACACATATTTGGAGAtatctgtttgatatttattacGACTTTAGTGATTCAGATGGTACCCCCATAACTACAATGAAGATTTTGATTCACGACCTCCACTTCAGTGACCAATTTGCTACTTAACCCTTTTAATATTGAACCTTAGTTATGGAAACCAATTACCAAGGTACGCAGTTTGGGGCCTAGTTAGGTTACTTTAAATTAATTTTGCAATGTGATTCTCTTCATCCAGATCCCTAAAAGTTTACCCAGCCAGCATTCATGCTGACTCAACTACTATAGCATTATGATGGGTATCAGGATTCATCCAATGCAAACAATGTGAATGGAGACAGAGGGACCATACAGAGGCTAGAGGACTTACCGTTAGGCAGATGTGGGAATGGGAAGAACTGCAAGTAGCATGTAGCAGAAATAGTTGAACCTGGATTAAAATCACCCGTAATACAGAGAAAAAAATGATCAACAAAACATTTTGAAACAAAAAATGTTGCAGGTACAATAATATTTAATCTGAGAAATAAACCTATCATTGCTCCAGCAAAGACATCCGTCCAATGATGCCAATAGTCATCCACACGCGAAATTCCAACAAGTGCAGCGGCAAGATATGGAAGCACAACAATACAGAGCTTTGCAGCATAACCTTCTCCATTAAACACCTTAATTTTTCCACACAAGTACCAACCAAGGAAACCAAGACCTGCAAATGACCCTGTGCATTGAAAACTAAAATTGTAAATGAATCTACATTAACATATGGACTACCAAAGCAGTAACAAGTTATAAATTAATTTCCTACAGGAAAAATCTAAAACCACAAAGAGATGTGTAAAGATTATAAAGTTGTTAATACTAAACATTGAACGAAGTACACTTTTAAGATTATAATAGGATATGTTACAAAAACAAAAGATGAAACACACAGTTAATATGCTAGTAAATAGATTTGATTACAACTTGAGAGCCATAATAACACATAGATTGAATTTCTGACATGAATATTCTATTAAAATGCATGCGGCTAGATTTGAAGCTGCTGGAGGAATATAATGAAACCTAAACTGTTTTTTTTAGATTTATGCACAATATTCGATCCCCACTCATTCATCTAACTTTCACTCTGATGACTAAACAAATATTAATTTCATTCTCTCACTAATATTCTTCAAAATATATATTACAAATTTATGCTCAATCATGTTTTCCAGTCAAGTCTCCTTCCATGTCCTTTATATTCTTTTCTTTATAACTTTCTCCTATTTGAATTTCCACCCAAAACAACACAACAAAAGTAAGTTTATGTAAGAAATTATTGAAGGAAAGCCTAAAATGTGAACTATGTGAACCATCTCTTTGTCTTGAGTATCATCACTTTAGATCAATAATCAACAAATTTAAACGGTTAGTTACTTGTGCATCTTATTGCATTCGTGATGCTTCACTCTACCTACTCACATGAAGTGTGCCCACTCGGGAAGCTTTTGTATCCTTCCTTTATGACTTTTTCGGCTAAATTTGTGCACAGAACATCCCCATTAGTCTGAAACACCTGGACTTGCAGAAGACAATAAAACTCAATGAATTAATATATTTACAGACCTCACATTAGTGTCTCAGATAGGTAATGACAAAAAATAAAACAAAGACACACCGGTTTACCATCAGGGAAACACCTATAGAAGAAACTTGGCCGGGGTCTGCCAACAGCATCTTTTATTGCATCCGTGATAACAGCTGTGATCAGAACTGAGAAGAGAATTCCTATACTTCGCAAAGGTAATATAAATCTCCATAAATGTACAAATGGCCATATTTTACAAATTTGCATATAATATGACAATGTACAAGTAGTTACCTATAATAGCATAGTGCAGATCATAAACATCTCGTCTGGAAATGTAATACATGAGAAAGATGATACAAGGAAGTAATAATGCATAAACCTGTTGACAAATCATAGCTATAATTAGTATAAGAAacattttctttatcaacatcCTCTTCCCCTTTAATGATATTTATAATCGATGATGGGTCCAACCTTAGAAAGTTAAAATGACTCATCTCAAACTTTCACTTCAGACACAAGAGTCTTTTACAAGATGTATGATTGTTTCATACCTTTTTGTTGGAAATAGATGACAAAGTTAATCTTTAAAAAGTTAAAGATTTATAATATGATCATGTACAGAGCTTGTCAGTTgataaaatatttcaaatttcACAAAATAAAAAACTACAAGAAGCAGTatcaatttttctcacaaaaTGAATCAACTTCACTTGTAAGATTCAAAATAGGTTCTCTCTTTCAGAAGTAAGAAACTGATAAACTAAACTATAATCAGAACATGAACATACATACCGGAACAACAAACATAGGGACTGTGTCCTCCTTGAAGGGATATTTGATATCCGGCGTAAGCATCTCTTTTGAAAGATAACGATGAAAGGGTTCAACAGCATTCAGTATCCAAATGATCACTCCTAAAACTAAAAGAATTAGCCAATCATGTAGATGCCTTTTAATGAGCTGCCCAAGACGTGGTTGTGGCGAAGATCCTAAGTGACCCCCTGCCATTTTGAATAATATACCTACAAAAACCATGAACATAGATCAAATAGTTTATTAAAAAATCGCAACAAGCAACTGAAAACTAAATAAAAACAATACATATCGAGATTCACTCATTTTTATATACCTACACGGCCACACAAAGCAAGGACACAGCTCAAATAGTTCATAAAAAAATAGCAACAAACAACTGAAATCTAATTTACTAGAAACCATTACAGAGATTCAATCGAACTTATAACAAGTATACATCTAAGAATCCTTAAATGCATAATCCGAAAAAGGGTAATTCGTAATCCAAATTAAAGATAAATTAAATTACACACCAAATTTTACAATCGAATCAAGAACATCACAATACACAAAAAGCACAATCAACAAGATTTAAGTTGATTAATTAATCAACTATAAATTTTTAGAATATAGGCAAATGGATTACATGGGCATGCACGAAAATacattattaaataattaaacagTGATTGAGACGGCAAAAATTTGCAAAAATGCAAATGACACAATTGCTTTGAGATTATAAATGTATTTACCTTGATGAACACAATGGCGAGGGAGATTAGGAATAGGGCGGGGAAAAGATTTAAAGAGGGTTTGAAATATTAAGACAAGAACATGAGACATAGTTCAATGTACATGACCTGTTTAACAAATACACCGTTCCCCAATTTTCTAAGAATAGACCGAACAAGTGGTGTTGAATGTGTGTGTAGAATCTATTTATATGTACCATCTTTGTCTACAtgtttttatcaataaatatatttcCTATACTTCTAAGATTTTTTGGAATTAGTAGCTAGTAACTTAAATAAGTTTGGATAAATATTAAGAGGGTGTTCGAAAAATAGATTAGAAGGGCTCAATGTGAAAACTGTTGTAAAACCTAGAGAAAAGGAAATATCTATGTTGCATAGAACTTATACTGTTTTTTTATTTATGTAAAATTCAAAGTAAATTAATCATTATAAAGTTTTACATCACTTAgtgggtaaattacatgtccatcAATTAGATTCATAACTCCACTATTGACTGCTAAATAatgttaaaataatatatttttttaataaattatttatcacTGAAAATCTAAAATATCTAATAACTAAATACAATTAATTAAACCATATCTGAAACATAAATATCTAACAAAAGCCCTCAGGAGATTGTTGGAACTAGCGAACGTTGAGGTGAAATTATTCCCGATATAGCATCATCTTCTTTCTAACTTGCTTCTCGTAGCTACACTACCTTAATCATTCAGAGACACATGTGATCTTCGCTTCAATGAAAATTCGGATCTTGCAGGATATATTGAAAGTTTCAATATTGAGATGGAGCTCTAAAAAGTAGATGACTTGACAAAGTATAGAATTATCGCGTCTACGTTTGAAGGGAAATGCTCACCCATGGtctctgtaatatccgggatatatcgtgtaattattttactattaaataattattatatgtgttcagtacttattctgtgaattaattgttaagtgttatctgtatttggatattcaaaaataatattaattgagtattttaatttttatatatccaaaataaaatatagataattatcatatcttcctaattatttttatgtttatttatgaatttataagaatcatatgaatttataaaatctttttccgggtatgtgaaatctattttataaaaacgggaaccaaccgacgtcacccgttattacgtttttggaacccgaaactcttccgagaactccttcctaacctaattgtaatattccgagcattttccatgtttcgactttttcgatccggcgtacggtttgtcctgcgcgggtcccgacgcaacattttcgatacaatattcgtttcggtaaatcaataaaacttgtattttcgataaacgagagttttttattaaactatcacaattatcacttcgtagtacgtgtaaccaggcgctgagaccaagaccgcagtacaaattgtactaatttggataattatcccgaaaaccgataccatttggatcaatttttataaataaacgtaccgttttatattcggaatgatccaacgggatactaattttccgtaaatataaatagtcttttaccgtattttatttcgtatcaaaatcatttgcagacagataattatataattttacagagaaaaatcatatattcataaattgttccaagaatcaaaccaatttttgaaggtgttattgatctttgttcgaaaagctcgagtaccagatttgaaggtcttgaagagctctatcagattccataacctattttactgcagaatcaaagg
It contains:
- the LOC141717909 gene encoding lipid phosphate phosphatase 2-like isoform X2, which produces MAGGHLGSSPQPRLGQLIKRHLHDWLILLVLGVIIWILNAVEPFHRYLSKEMLTPDIKYPFKEDTVPMFVVPVYALLLPCIIFLMYYISRRDVYDLHYAIIGILFSVLITAVITDAIKDAVGRPRPSFFYRCFPDGKPVFQTNGDVLCTNLAEKVIKEGYKSFPSGHTSWSFAGLGFLGWYLCGKIKVFNGEGYAAKLCIVVLPYLAAALVGISRVDDYWHHWTDVFAGAMIGSTISATCYLQFFPFPHLPNGWAPHASFTRIEDNRCSKDAVDSKVANAVGDLEGGGKTYF
- the LOC141717909 gene encoding lipid phosphate phosphatase 2-like isoform X1 produces the protein MSHVLVLIFQTLFKSFPRPIPNLPRHCVHQGILFKMAGGHLGSSPQPRLGQLIKRHLHDWLILLVLGVIIWILNAVEPFHRYLSKEMLTPDIKYPFKEDTVPMFVVPVYALLLPCIIFLMYYISRRDVYDLHYAIIGILFSVLITAVITDAIKDAVGRPRPSFFYRCFPDGKPVFQTNGDVLCTNLAEKVIKEGYKSFPSGHTSWSFAGLGFLGWYLCGKIKVFNGEGYAAKLCIVVLPYLAAALVGISRVDDYWHHWTDVFAGAMIGSTISATCYLQFFPFPHLPNGWAPHASFTRIEDNRCSKDAVDSKVANAVGDLEGGGKTYF